From the Streptomyces nodosus genome, the window GCGGGCGGCGAGGCGACGCATCTGTCGAAGTGGGCCGGGCTGGGACGCAGGTCGCCGCTGGTGGCGGCCGTGTTCGCGGTGTTCCTGCTGGCCTTCGCGGGGATCCCGCTGACCTCCGGCTTCGCCGGGAAGTTCGCCGTGTTCAAGGCGGCGGCGGAAGGCGGGGCGATGCCGCTGGTCGTGATCGGTGTGATCTCCTCGGCGATCGCCGCGTTCTTCTACATCCGGGTGATCGTGCTGATGTTCTTCAGCGAGCCGAGCCCCGAGGGCCCCACGGTGGCGGTCCCCTCCCCGCTGACCATGACGGCGATCGGGATGGGCGTGCTGGTCACGCTGGTCCTGGGCCTGGCCCCGCAGTACTTCCTGGACCTGGCGAGCCAGGCGGGCGTGTTCGTGCGCTGACGCACCCCGCACCCGCACAGGACGGCCCGGCACCCGCTCGGGGGGTGCCGGGCCGCGGTCTGCCCGGAGCCGGCGATTCACTGATCCTTGTGGCGCCGCGCCCTGATGAGCGTCAGATCCAGGTCCACCGCGAAGGGAACGTCCAGCTTCATCCGCTCCCGGTGGATGCCGGTACCGGTGTAGGCGCCGGTGGTGGGTTCCAGTTCGAACGTGTGCACGGCGGCGCGGCCGTTCTCGTTCTCGACCCGCCAGTAGTGGGGGATCTTCGCCTGCGCGTACTTGAGCGGCTTGGTCTCCCGGTCCCGGGAGACGGACTCCTCGGAGACCACCTCGATGGCGAGGACGACCGACTCGGCCGGGAAGCGGGTCTGCCCCGGATCCTCCACCACGTCCCCCTGCACCACGACCACATCCGGCTCGGGCCGGTTCTGGCGGTCGATGTCGATGGTGAACTGGCGGACGACCTCAAGATTCTCTGGGGCCACGGACTCCAGTTGCCAGGTGAAGTAGTCGACAGCGCGTGAGTGGAAAAGGGTCTGCGGACGCACGAAGACGAGACTCCCGTCGATCAGTTCCGTGTGGGGAGGAAGATCCGGGAGGCGGTCCAGGTCGTCGGCGGTCCAGCCGCCCTCCGGCGGGATCGGCCAGGTGGGTTTGGACGCCTTCGGTGCGACGCTCGTCAGTGCTCCCATGGGGCGGAGTCTCGTCGGCGCATTCAGACTATCGGGTGGAAATAGGCAGGTCCCCCACGTACGTGTGAACGAACCTCGTGTCCTTGGCCTGGAGCGGGCCGGGGTGCGCGGGTGTGGGTTGTGGACAACTTCGGGGGGTGTCGGCGTGGGCCCCTATCGTGGACGCAGTGGTCGAGGGACGACGTACGGGGGACGGGCGATGGACGGGACGGGTGTGATGACCGAGGCGGGCGTGAGGCCGGAGGCCTATGGCGGGAGCGAGGCGCTGGCCACGCTGCACCGGGTCTTCGGGTACGAGGCCTTCCGTGGCGACCAGGAAGCCGTCATCGAGCATGTGGTGGCCGGCGGCGACGCCGTGGTGCTCATGCCGACCGGCGCCGGAAAGTCGCTCTGCTATCAGATCCCCGCCCTGGTCAGACCCGGTACGGGGGTGGTCGTCTCGCCTCTGATCGCGCTGATGCAGGACCAGGTGGACGCGCTGCGCGCCCTCGGGGTGCGGGCCGGCTTCGTCAACTCCACACAGGACTTCGACGAGCGGCGCACGGTGGAGGCGGAATTCCTCGCCGGTGAGCTGGATCTGCTCTATCTGGCCCCGGAGCGGTTGCGTCTGGAGTCCAGCCTCGAGCTGCTCTCGCGCGGCAAGATCTCGGTGTTCGCGATCGACGAGGCGCACTGTGTGTCCCAGTGGGGCCATGACTTCCGGCCGGACTATCTCGCGCTGTCCCTGCTGGGCGAGCGCTGGCCGGACGTCCCCCGGATCGCGCTCACGGCGACGGCGACGCACTCCACGCACCAGGAGATCACCCAGCGGCTGCGGATGGACCGGGCCCGGCACTTCGTGGCGAGCTTCGACCGTCCCAACATCCAGTACCGGATCGTCCCCAAGGCCGACCCCAAGAAGCAGCTGCTGACCCTTCTGCGTGAGGAGCACGCGGGCGACGCGGGCATCGTCTACTGCCTCTCGCGGAACTCCGTGGAGAAGACCGCGGAGTATCTGACCCGCAACGGAGTGGCGGCGGTGCCGTACCACGCGGGCCTGGACGCGGGCGTGCGCGCGGCGCACCAGTCCCGCTTTCTGCGCGAGGACGGCCTGGTCGTGGTCGCGACCATCGCGTTCGGGATGGGCATCGACAAGCCCGACGTACGCTTCGTGGCCCATCTCGACCTGCCGAAGTCGGTCGAGGGCTACTACCAGGAGACCGGCCGGGCGGGCCGCGACGGGCTCCCCTCCACGGCCTGGATGGCCTATGGACTGAACGACGTCATACAGCAGCGCAAGCTGATCCGGTCAGGCGAGGGCGACGAGGCCCATCGCCGTCGGGTCGAGACGCATCTGGACGCGATGCTGGCGCTGTGCGAGACGGCCCGGTGCCGCCGCGGCCAGCTGCTGGCGTACTTCGGCCAGGAAGCGGGGCCGGACGGCTGCGGCAACTGCGACACCTGTCTGGTGCCCCCGGAGACCTGGGACGGCACGGTCGCGGCGCAGAAGGTGCTGTCCACGGTGTGGCGGCTGGACCGGGAGCGGCGGCAGAAGTTCGGCGCGGTGCAGATCGTCGACATCCTGCTCGGCCGGCGCACGGCCAAGGTGATCCAGTTCGACCACGACCAGCTGTCCGTGTTCGGCATCGGCGAGGAGCTGTCCGAGGGCGAATGGCGGGGCGTCGTCCGGCAGTTGCTGGCGCAGGGACTGCTCGCGGTCGAGGGTGAGTACGGCACGCTGGTGCTGACCGGGGAGAGCGGGGAGGTGCTGGGGCGCAAGCGCGAGGTGCCGCTGCGCAAGGAGCCCAAGCCCGCCGTGGCGCGGTCCGCCTCTCCGAAGGGCGGGCGGGCCCCGAAGGCCGCCGTCGAGCTCTCCCCGGAGCTTCAGCCGGTCTTCGAGGCCCTGCGCTCCTGGCGCGCCGCCCAGGCGAAGGAACAGGGTGTCCCGGCCTATGTGATCTTCCATGACGCCACGCTCCGGGAGATCGCGACCGCCCGCCCCGCGACGGTGGCGGAGCTGGGCACGATCGGCGGGGTCGGGGAGAAGAAGCTGGCGACCTACGGGGAGGGGGTCCTCGCGGTGCTGGCCTCCCTGGACGGGGGTCCCTCCCCGGCCGGGCCCGCGGGCCCGGCGGAGCCCCCGGACCCGGAGTGGCCCGAACCGGAGGAACCGGAGGAGCCGGAGGACTGGATATAGCCGGAGGGCCGGATTCCGGGGGTCCGGATTCCGGGGGTCCGGGAGAGCCAGGGAGCCGGGGACGCGAGAAGGCGGTCGCCTTCGTGGGCGTGGCCTGCTCCGCGGCCTGCTCCCCGGCGGTACCGGAGAGCAGGGCCGCTCGGGCCGCCGCTCTCCGGTACGGGTGGGTGGGGAGCTGTCAGAGGCTCGGTGCCACCCGGCCCGTCACCTCTCCGAGGCCCACCCGCGTGCCGTTCGGGCCCGGTGCCCATGCCGTCAGCGTCACCACGTCCCCGTCCTCCAGGAACGCCCGCTTGCCGTCCGGGAGTTCGAGCGGTTCACGCCCGTTCCAGGTCAGCTCCAGGAGCGAGCCCCGCTCCCGCTCCGTCGTGCCGCTCACGGTGCCCGAGCCGTAGAGGTCGCCCGTCCGCAGGGACGCCCCGTTCACCGTCATGTGCGCGAGCTGCTGGGCCGCGGTCCAGTACATGGTCGAGAACGGCGGCTCGGAGACCGTATGGCCGTTGATCGCCACGGAGATGCGCAGGTCGTAGCCCATCGGCTCCTCCTGCGCGTCGTCCAGGTACGGCAGCAGCGGGTGGGTGCGCTCCGGGGGCGCCACCCGCGCCTCCTCCAGCGCGTCCAGCGGGGTGAGCCATGCCGAGACGGACGTGGCGAACGACTTGCCGAGGAACGGCCCGAGCGGAACGTACTCCCAGGCCTGGAGGTCCCGCGCCGACCAGTCGTTGAGCAGGCACAGTCCGAACACATGGTCCCGGAACCCGGACATCCCCACCGGCCGGCCCAGCGGCGAGGGAACCCCCACCACGAATCCGACCTCGGCCTCGATGTCCAGGCGCACCGAGGGCCCGAAGACCGGTGCCGGGTCCGTGGGCGCCTTGCGCTGCCCCTGCGGACGGACGACATCCGTGCCCGACACCACCACGGTGCCCGACCGGCCGTGGTAACCGATCGGCAGATGCTTCCAGTTGGGTGTCAGGGAGTCCTCGGCGTCCGGGCGGAAGATCTGACCGACATTGCGGGCATGGTTCTCGGAGGCATAGAAGTCGACATAGTCCGCGACCTCGAAGGGCAGATGCAGGGTGACCTCGGAGAGCGGATGCAGCAGAGGCGCGACGGTCTCCCGGTGCGCGGGATCCGTCACCCACTCCGTCAGCGCCCGGCGCACATCGGACCAGACGGGGCGACCGGCGGCCAGCAGGGGGCCGAGGGTCGGCCGGGCCAGCAGCGAGACATGGGGGGAGCCGAGCGCCCGCGCGGCCGCGCCCGCGTCGAGCACATGGTCGCCCAGGCGGACACCGACGCCGCGCGCATCGGAGCCGGCGGCCGAGAAGACACCGTAAGGAAGGTTGTGCGGGCCGAAGGGGTCGTCCTCGGGAAGATCGAAGGGGGGCATGGATGCTGCCTCGCTTTCGTGCACTTCGGGTGGGTCGTGCGGGGGGTGGCGTGCCCTGAGGGACGCCCCCACACGGTACGGGTGGCCCGCCCGTCCCGGGCAGTGTCTCAAGAGTTCGCAATGTCCGAATAGGTCTTGTCAGAGGGGCCAATTCGGGCTTAGCGTCCTTTGGGGGCACGGACGGGGTGGGTCCGGTCCATAGGGGGGACACGTGGGGGGACCCGTGGCCAGGAGCACCGGCAGCGTGCCGTTCGACGCGGACCGCGATGTACCGGGGCTCATCGTGAAGTTCGGCGACTACCCGCTGCACCACGGCGGCGTCGGCGCCATCCGCAGCCTCGGCCGGCTCGGCATTCCGATGTATGCGATCACCGAGGACCGTTACACACCGGCCGCCGCCTCCCGCTATCTGCGGCGCGCCTTCGTCTGGCCGACCACGGGGACGGAGGAACCGGAGCGACTGGTGGAGGGCCTGCTGCGGATCGGCAGGCGGATCGGCCGACCCACCGTGCTGGTCCCCACCGACGAGGAGGCCGCGGTCCTGATCGCGGAGCACCAGGACGTCCTGGCCGGCCCCTTTCTGTTCCCGAGGGTGGACGCCAAGCTTCCGCGCCGGCTGGCCAGCAAGCAGGGGCTGCACGAACTGTGCGTGGAACACGGCATCCCCAGCCCGGCGGCCGCCTTCCCGCAGTCGTACGACGACATCGTCGCCTTCGCGGAGAAGGCCCGCTTCCCGCTGGTGGCCAAGAACCGTGAGGCGTTCGTACGGCGCACCCGGCCCGCCGTCAACGGGACGACGCGGATCGCCACCCGCGAGGGCCTGCTGAGGCTCGCCCGCGACTGGGGAGAGCACCCCGGGGTGATCCTCCAGGAGTATCTGCCGCGGGAGGAGGCCGAGGACTGGATCGTGCACGCGTACTTCGACCGGGACTCGGCCCCGCTCGCCCTGTTCACCGGGGTCAAGGTCCGCTCCTGGCCGCCGCACGCGGGGATGACGGCCAGTGCGTACATCGTCGACAACCCGGATCTCGCCGACCTCGCCACGCGTTTCATCGAGCGGATCGGCTTCACCGGCATCGTCGACCTCGACCTCCGCTTCGACCGCCGCGACGGCCGGTACAAGCTGCTCGACTTCAACCCCCGTATGGGCGCCCAGTTCCGGCTCTTCGAGAACGAGCCGGGAGTGGACGTCGTCCGGGCCATGCATCTGGACCTCACCGGCCGTACCGTCCCGGCGGGGGCGCAGCGCTCCGGCCGTCGGTTCGTCGTGGAGAACATCGACCTGCCCGCCCTGCTCGCCTACCGCCGCAGCGGCTATACGACTCCGCACGCACCGGCCCGCGCGAGCGGTACGGAGCTGGCCTGGTTGGCGGGGGACGACCCCCGGCCGTTCTTCACCATGCTCGCGCGCCTCGTGCGGCCGGGCGCAAAACATCTGTATCAGCTGTGGCGGACCAACCGCCGTGGCAGCACCACGCGTTCGGGCAGGCGGCCCGGTCCGGCCCGTTCCACCACGAAGTAGGCACGGTCGCGTCCTGGGGAGGGACTTCGTGATTCAACCGGTAGCAGTGATCGGCGCCGGGCCGTTCGGCCTGTCCACCGCCGCCCATCTGCGGGCGCGGGGCGTGCCGGTGCGCGTCTTCGGCGAGCCCATGGTGAGCTGGCGCGACCATATGCCCCAGGGCATGCTCCTGAAATCGACCCCGGCCGCCTCCACCATCGACGCGCCCCAGGGCGGCCACACCCTGGTCGACTACTGCGATGCCGCCGGCATCCCCCGGCTGGTGACGGACGAGGACATCGTCCCGGTCGGGACGTTCCTCGCCTACGGCGAGTGGTTCCAGCAGAAGCTGGTGCCCGAACTGGAACGGGTCCGGGTCGTCTCCGTGGACCGCCGGCCGGGCGGCGGGTTCGATCTGAAGCTGGACTCGGGTGAACTCTTCGCCGCGCGTGCGGTCGTGGTGGCCACGGGCCTGTCGGGGCTCGCGCATCTGCCGCCCGAGCTGGCGACGGCCGCGGCGGACGGACCCACGCCGCTCGGCCCGGTCTCCCACAGCTCCCAGCACCACGATCTGCACCGGTTCTCCGGCAAGGAACTGCTGGTGGTCGGCGCGGGGCAGTCCGCGCTGGAGACGGCGGTGCTGGCGGCCGAGGCGGGGGCCCGGGTGCGCGTGGTGGCACGCGGTCGCGGCAAGGTCGCCTTCGGCGCGCCCCCGTGGCGGCAGCCGAGGCTGCGCCCCGAATCGCCGTTCGGCCGCGCCTGGTCGCTGTGGGCGCTGAGCTACTACCCGCACCCGTACCGCTTTCTGCCCGCCGGGACCCGCCACTATCTGGTCCGCCGGGTGCTCGGCCCGCTCGGCGCGTGGTGGTTGCGGGAGCGTTTCGAAGGCACGGTGGAGGTGCACGACGTGGACCGGGTCGTGGGTGCGTCCGCGTCGCACGGGGGACCGGTGCTGACGGTCCGCTCGCACACCGGCGGCACGGAGGAACTGGCCGCGGACCATGTGATCGCCGCCACCGGCTACCGCGTGGACATCGCGGCCATGGACTTCCTGGGCCATGAGCTGCGCACGGAGCTGGCGGTGAGCCGGGGTGCACCGAGGCTCGGCGCGGGCTATGCCTCCTCAGTCCCGGGTCTGTACTTCACGGGACTTCCGGCAGCGGCCTCGTACGGTCCGGTGATGCGGTTCGTGTGCGGCACGGAGTTCGCCTCCCCGCGCCTGGCCAAGCATCTGACGGCGGCGCACCGCTGAACACCGAAGCACCCGGGGTCGGTTGGAGCGGGACCGCCGGGACGGCTCCGTCCGTATTCTCTGATCATGGCCGCACCGCTCGCGTACACACTCATCGCCACCGATCTGGACGGAACGCTGCTGCGAGGTGACGACACGCTCTCCGACCGGTCCAGGGCCGCGCTGGCCCGGGCCGTGGCGGCCGGCGCACAGCACCTGGTGGTGACGGGGCGCCCGGCGCCGAGAGTACGGCCGCTGCTGGACGACCTCGGCGCCACGGGGCTCGCGGTGTGCGGACAGGGCGCGCAGGTGTACGACGCCGGCGCCGACCGGCTGCTGTTCTCCGCCACCCTGGACCGGGAGCTGGCGGAGACCGCGCTCGGCAAGATCGAGGCCGAGGTCGGGCAGGTCTGTGCGGCCGTCGACCAGGACGGGGTGGACGGGCTCACGCTCATCGAGCCCGGCTACCGGATGCCGCACCCCACCCTGCCCGCGGTACGGGTGGGACGGCGCGAGGACCTGTGGCGCCGGCCCGTCAGCAAGGTGCTGCTGCGCCATCACGCCCTGTCCGACGACGCGTTGGCGGCGGCGGCCCGTGGCGCGGTCGGTTCCCTGGCTACGGTCACCATGTCGGGGCCCGGCACCGTCGAACTCCAGCCCTCGGGCATCACCAAGGCGACGGGGCTGGCGCTGGCCGCCGAGCACCTCGGACTGAGCCGGTCCGGCACCGTCGCCTTCGGGGACATGCCCAATGACATACCGATGTTCGACTGGGCCGCGTACGGCGTCGCCATGGCCAACGCCCATCCCGAACTCAAGGCGGTCGCCGACGAGATCACCACATCGAACGAGGACGACGGCATCGCCGTCGTCCTCGAACGACTGTTCCCGGGGCGCTAGCCCTCGGCTTATCCCGAAGGGCGGATCTCAGTACGCGCTGTTGACGTTGTCGATCGAGCCGTACCGGTGGGCGGCGTAGTTGCACGCGGCCGTGATGTTCGCGATCGGGTCGTAGGGGTCGAAGGCCGTGCCCGGCACGTGGTACGTGCTGAAGGTCGGGTCGATGACCTGGAGGAGGCCCTTGGACGGGATGCCCGCACGAGCGTTGGAGTCCCAGAGGTTGATGGCCTTCGGGTTGCCCGAGGACTCGCGCATCACATTGCGGTAGATGCCGTTGTAGGAGCCGGGGATCCCGTGCTGCTTCATGATCGACAGCGACTGACGGATCCAGCCGTCGAGGTTCCCGGAGGTGCTGGTCGAGGCCGTCAGGGCCATCGGGGCCTTGGCGGGGGTGGCGGCGGAGGCGCCGGTCGCGCCCAGGATCGGGAGGGCGAGAACGGCGGCTCCGGTGCCCGCGACGGCAAGGGCGCGGGTCAGACGGACGGCCTTGGAGTTGCGGTTCCGACGGCGTGCGGGCAGGGAGAAAGCGGGCATGTCGTTTTCCTCTCCGATGCCTGCGAGGTGAGCTGTCGGGTTCGGGCGGGGAGGTGCCCGGCCGGTCTCGGTGTCGAGACGCGGCTTCACCCCGAGCCGCTCCGGAACGGTGTCCGGTGCGGCGGCTTACCTGGGTCCCCCGCTCCTGCCGTCGTGTGTAGAAGGAGCCTCGAGCGGCGGCAGGATTCGGCATTCCGCTCGCGGTGAGAGGAAGGTATGCGACCGCACATATCGGGAACAAGCTCGAAAGTCACACTCCTGCCCGAATAACCCTGACTTGAGGGAATAAGGGGGGTGATCCAATGTGTTGAGGGGGGTTCAACTGGCCATGCGCGCGGAGGGCGTTGGCGATATGGCCAGAAAAGGGTGATCATGCCCTGAGGTGACCCAATTCACTCGCGAGTCCTTGTTGATGGCGAGGGGGTATTGGGTGAAGAAAAGCCCGCAAAGATGCTTAAAACGGACATAAAGCGTTGCTGTGTTGAGGGTCACTCGCCCAAGGTTCTCCCGTTTCAGGGCATATGGGAGTGGGGTGTGGTCGCCGTGCACCCGCCGTCTATCCCTGCACGCGAGGGATCCGCCGCTCCCAGGTCCGGTGGAACACCACCTCGTAGCCGTCCTTGCAGACGATCTCGGTCCAGACGGCGAAGTCCGTGTCGGTGCAGCTGACCTCGGAGTGTGTCTCCACCCGCGCGTCCCACCCCTGTTCGGGCCGGTGCAGCCGCACCGACCGGTCGCTCCGGGCGCGGGCGGTGGAGGGTCCCGAGTCCCCGATGGTGTAGGCCTCCAACGCGTCCTCGGTGACCTCGAGGCCGTCGGGGTAGACCCGGGTGCCGTCGCGGCTCGGGTCGACCACCAGGAGCCACTCGCCCTTCGCCGTGTCCCGCACCACCAGGCGCTCCGGGCGGGGTTCCTCGAGCGTGGCCGGGCTGCTGACGCGGAGCGGCTCGTACTGCTCCGGCTCGGCGAAGGCGATCGTGGGCCCGGACTCCCTCGCGCGTACCGGGAGTTCCAGCGAACTGCCCGCCGGGTCCAGGGTGAAGCCCGCCTCCGAACCCGGCTGCGGCCACAGCCACGGCCAGTACGCGGAGGACACGGCGAGACGGATGCGGTGCCCGGCGCGGAAGGTGTGGCCGATGCCGTTCAGCGCGAACACCACATCCTCGGTGGCGCCAGGGGGCCAGGGCGTCTCCCGGTCGGGACCATGACGTGCGAGCAGATTCAGTGCGCCCCGGGTGACCAGCGTCGACGACCCGTCGGGCGCCACGTCGCAGAGCCGGGCGACGACCTGGGCGCGCGGCACCGGGCAGGTCAGCCGCAGGCGCACCCGGGGCCGTCCCAGCAGCCAGGTCTCCTCGGCCGCCGCGAACTCGAAGCACACCGAGCGCGCGTCCTCCTCCCGCTGGTCGGGCGGCAGATCGGCGTCGTTCCCACGAGGGGCGAAGCGGCCGGCGTCGAGCCCGGTGTGCATGGGGGACCGCACGAGTACGGGAGCGCCCTGGAGCGTGTACGAGACCCAGGTGACCTGTGGCGAGGGCCAGGCCGGCTCGCCGATCCAGCGGCCCGGCAGCACCTCGTAGCTGGTCGCCGGGGGATGCGGGCCGTCGAGGTAGGCGCGCAGCACCGGCTCCGCCATCACCCCGGTGTCCTCGTCCTTGAGCCAGTGGTCCCACCAGCGGAGCGTCTCCTGGAGGAAGCCGATCGCGGGGCCCGGCTGACCGTGGTCGGGGTACTGGAGCGACCATGGCCCGATCAGGCCTCTCACACGGTCGGGTGGAAGCTGCTCCACCAGTCCGAGCACGGTGTCCCGGTGCGGTTCGTGCCAGCCGCCCACCGCGAGGACGGCCGCCCGGGGTGTGCCCGGGTCCTCCCCGGGGCCGCCGTCCGGCCGGGGGCCGTCCGGTACCGGGTCGCCCGGCCAGGCGTCGACCAGCGGCTCCATGGCCTCCAGGCGCCGGGCCCAGACGTCCCGCCACACCGTGCCCACATACGTGGGGTCCGGGGGCAGGGCCGCGAGTGCGAGCAGCGCCGCCGCCCGTGCGGGCAGACCGCCGGCGAGGACGGAGCCGCCGGTCCGGCGCAGATCCTCGAAGTGGCGTTCGCCGGCGGGGCAGACGGCGACGACCGCCCGTAGGGGCTCGGGCGCCAGGGCCGCGACCCGGAGCGAGGCGAGGCCGCCCCAGGAGATGCCGAACATGCCCACCCGGCCGTCGCACCAGGGCTGGGCGGCCAGCCACTCGACGACATCGACGCCGTCGAGGAGTGCGGTCGCCGCATGCGGGTCGGCCGTCGGCAGGCCGTCCGAGTTGCCGTACCCGCGCGCGTCCACCCGTACGGAGACATAGCCGTGGCCCGCGTACCAGGGGTGCCGCTGCCGGTCGCGGGGCGCGGTGGCGTCGGTGAGGCGGCCCGGCTGGTATTCCAGGAGGGCCGGGACGGGCCCCGAGGTCAGCGGACGCCAGGCGCGTGCATACAGACGGGTGCCGTCCCGCAGCGGGATCCAGAAGTCCCCGTGGGTGATCTCATGGGGCAAGGACGTACGGATGTGCATGCGCGTGACCTCGGACTCCTTCGACTCTTCGGCGACGTCCGCGGTGGACCCCGGTGTGTCGCGGCGGCCGGTGGTGTAGACGGGAGGACGTGAGGGGCCGTACCGGGCTGCGAGAGGCACTGTTCGGGTATGTCGATAAATATGTCTGCATATCACCTGATCACGAACATACCGTTCGTGATCCGATACCGCCCGGCCTGGAACAGTGGGCGCTCGTGGTGATCGAAACCTGACCGGATACGCTGACTTGAGTGAAGGCAACGACAGATCGACAAACGCGATGAGCCGCGTCGAGTGGCGGTGTCATCGACCGAGTGACCGTTCTTGAGACCGACCGTGTGATCGTCAGTAGACGTCAGCAGACAGGAGACCCCACGTGACCGTCGTCGGGCCGTTCGGGCTGAGCGTGCGGGACCAGGCCCTGGAAGCCGATGTCCAGGCCGGAATGGCCGCTGTCGAGGAGGGGCTGCTCGCCGCCACCAAGAGCGAGGTCCCCTTCATCACGGGGGCCGCGCAGCATCTCGTCCGCGCGGGCGGGAAGCGGTTCCGGCCGCTGCTGGTGATGCTCGCGGCGCAGTTCGGCGACCCGTATGCGCCCGGTGTGGTGCCCTCGGCCGTGGTCGTGGAGCTCACCCACCTCGCCACGCTGTACCACGACGATGTGATGGACGAGGCCGAGGTACGCCGCGGGGTGGACAGCGCGAACAGTCGCTGGGGTAATTCGGT encodes:
- a CDS encoding Uma2 family endonuclease, with translation MGALTSVAPKASKPTWPIPPEGGWTADDLDRLPDLPPHTELIDGSLVFVRPQTLFHSRAVDYFTWQLESVAPENLEVVRQFTIDIDRQNRPEPDVVVVQGDVVEDPGQTRFPAESVVLAIEVVSEESVSRDRETKPLKYAQAKIPHYWRVENENGRAAVHTFELEPTTGAYTGTGIHRERMKLDVPFAVDLDLTLIRARRHKDQ
- the recQ gene encoding DNA helicase RecQ, which encodes MDGTGVMTEAGVRPEAYGGSEALATLHRVFGYEAFRGDQEAVIEHVVAGGDAVVLMPTGAGKSLCYQIPALVRPGTGVVVSPLIALMQDQVDALRALGVRAGFVNSTQDFDERRTVEAEFLAGELDLLYLAPERLRLESSLELLSRGKISVFAIDEAHCVSQWGHDFRPDYLALSLLGERWPDVPRIALTATATHSTHQEITQRLRMDRARHFVASFDRPNIQYRIVPKADPKKQLLTLLREEHAGDAGIVYCLSRNSVEKTAEYLTRNGVAAVPYHAGLDAGVRAAHQSRFLREDGLVVVATIAFGMGIDKPDVRFVAHLDLPKSVEGYYQETGRAGRDGLPSTAWMAYGLNDVIQQRKLIRSGEGDEAHRRRVETHLDAMLALCETARCRRGQLLAYFGQEAGPDGCGNCDTCLVPPETWDGTVAAQKVLSTVWRLDRERRQKFGAVQIVDILLGRRTAKVIQFDHDQLSVFGIGEELSEGEWRGVVRQLLAQGLLAVEGEYGTLVLTGESGEVLGRKREVPLRKEPKPAVARSASPKGGRAPKAAVELSPELQPVFEALRSWRAAQAKEQGVPAYVIFHDATLREIATARPATVAELGTIGGVGEKKLATYGEGVLAVLASLDGGPSPAGPAGPAEPPDPEWPEPEEPEEPEDWI
- the fahA gene encoding fumarylacetoacetase, which produces MPPFDLPEDDPFGPHNLPYGVFSAAGSDARGVGVRLGDHVLDAGAAARALGSPHVSLLARPTLGPLLAAGRPVWSDVRRALTEWVTDPAHRETVAPLLHPLSEVTLHLPFEVADYVDFYASENHARNVGQIFRPDAEDSLTPNWKHLPIGYHGRSGTVVVSGTDVVRPQGQRKAPTDPAPVFGPSVRLDIEAEVGFVVGVPSPLGRPVGMSGFRDHVFGLCLLNDWSARDLQAWEYVPLGPFLGKSFATSVSAWLTPLDALEEARVAPPERTHPLLPYLDDAQEEPMGYDLRISVAINGHTVSEPPFSTMYWTAAQQLAHMTVNGASLRTGDLYGSGTVSGTTERERGSLLELTWNGREPLELPDGKRAFLEDGDVVTLTAWAPGPNGTRVGLGEVTGRVAPSL
- a CDS encoding carboxylate--amine ligase codes for the protein MARSTGSVPFDADRDVPGLIVKFGDYPLHHGGVGAIRSLGRLGIPMYAITEDRYTPAAASRYLRRAFVWPTTGTEEPERLVEGLLRIGRRIGRPTVLVPTDEEAAVLIAEHQDVLAGPFLFPRVDAKLPRRLASKQGLHELCVEHGIPSPAAAFPQSYDDIVAFAEKARFPLVAKNREAFVRRTRPAVNGTTRIATREGLLRLARDWGEHPGVILQEYLPREEAEDWIVHAYFDRDSAPLALFTGVKVRSWPPHAGMTASAYIVDNPDLADLATRFIERIGFTGIVDLDLRFDRRDGRYKLLDFNPRMGAQFRLFENEPGVDVVRAMHLDLTGRTVPAGAQRSGRRFVVENIDLPALLAYRRSGYTTPHAPARASGTELAWLAGDDPRPFFTMLARLVRPGAKHLYQLWRTNRRGSTTRSGRRPGPARSTTK
- a CDS encoding FAD-dependent oxidoreductase, encoding MIQPVAVIGAGPFGLSTAAHLRARGVPVRVFGEPMVSWRDHMPQGMLLKSTPAASTIDAPQGGHTLVDYCDAAGIPRLVTDEDIVPVGTFLAYGEWFQQKLVPELERVRVVSVDRRPGGGFDLKLDSGELFAARAVVVATGLSGLAHLPPELATAAADGPTPLGPVSHSSQHHDLHRFSGKELLVVGAGQSALETAVLAAEAGARVRVVARGRGKVAFGAPPWRQPRLRPESPFGRAWSLWALSYYPHPYRFLPAGTRHYLVRRVLGPLGAWWLRERFEGTVEVHDVDRVVGASASHGGPVLTVRSHTGGTEELAADHVIAATGYRVDIAAMDFLGHELRTELAVSRGAPRLGAGYASSVPGLYFTGLPAAASYGPVMRFVCGTEFASPRLAKHLTAAHR
- a CDS encoding HAD family hydrolase, translated to MAAPLAYTLIATDLDGTLLRGDDTLSDRSRAALARAVAAGAQHLVVTGRPAPRVRPLLDDLGATGLAVCGQGAQVYDAGADRLLFSATLDRELAETALGKIEAEVGQVCAAVDQDGVDGLTLIEPGYRMPHPTLPAVRVGRREDLWRRPVSKVLLRHHALSDDALAAAARGAVGSLATVTMSGPGTVELQPSGITKATGLALAAEHLGLSRSGTVAFGDMPNDIPMFDWAAYGVAMANAHPELKAVADEITTSNEDDGIAVVLERLFPGR
- a CDS encoding transglycosylase SLT domain-containing protein; this translates as MPAFSLPARRRNRNSKAVRLTRALAVAGTGAAVLALPILGATGASAATPAKAPMALTASTSTSGNLDGWIRQSLSIMKQHGIPGSYNGIYRNVMRESSGNPKAINLWDSNARAGIPSKGLLQVIDPTFSTYHVPGTAFDPYDPIANITAACNYAAHRYGSIDNVNSAY
- a CDS encoding CocE/NonD family hydrolase, producing the protein MHIRTSLPHEITHGDFWIPLRDGTRLYARAWRPLTSGPVPALLEYQPGRLTDATAPRDRQRHPWYAGHGYVSVRVDARGYGNSDGLPTADPHAATALLDGVDVVEWLAAQPWCDGRVGMFGISWGGLASLRVAALAPEPLRAVVAVCPAGERHFEDLRRTGGSVLAGGLPARAAALLALAALPPDPTYVGTVWRDVWARRLEAMEPLVDAWPGDPVPDGPRPDGGPGEDPGTPRAAVLAVGGWHEPHRDTVLGLVEQLPPDRVRGLIGPWSLQYPDHGQPGPAIGFLQETLRWWDHWLKDEDTGVMAEPVLRAYLDGPHPPATSYEVLPGRWIGEPAWPSPQVTWVSYTLQGAPVLVRSPMHTGLDAGRFAPRGNDADLPPDQREEDARSVCFEFAAAEETWLLGRPRVRLRLTCPVPRAQVVARLCDVAPDGSSTLVTRGALNLLARHGPDRETPWPPGATEDVVFALNGIGHTFRAGHRIRLAVSSAYWPWLWPQPGSEAGFTLDPAGSSLELPVRARESGPTIAFAEPEQYEPLRVSSPATLEEPRPERLVVRDTAKGEWLLVVDPSRDGTRVYPDGLEVTEDALEAYTIGDSGPSTARARSDRSVRLHRPEQGWDARVETHSEVSCTDTDFAVWTEIVCKDGYEVVFHRTWERRIPRVQG